AAAAAACTGCTGGCCGGTGTGACCTCGGCGGAAGAAGTGTTGCGCGTGACGCGCGAAGAATAGTCGCGCATCACAAGCTGGAGCTGCGCCAAAAACCAATGCGCCAATCAAGCGCGTATGTCGTAAAACCACAATAAACAACAAAGCGGGCGGGGATACATGCAAAGCGAAAACACGACATTCAAGCGCTCACTCGGCCTGCTCGACGGCACCATGCTGGTGGCGGGTTCGATGATCGGATCGGGCATTTTCATCGTCAGCGCGGATATCGCGCGCACTGTCGGCTCGGCCGGAAATCTGCTGCTGGTGTGGCTGATCAGCGGCCTCATGACGATCATCGGCGCGGTCAGTTACGGTGAACTTTCGGCGATGTTTCCGCAGGCCGGCGGACAATACGTCTATCTGCGCGAATCCTATAATCGGTTGATCGCGTTTCTCTACGGTTGGTCGTTTTTCGCGGTGATCCAGACCGGCACGATCGCCGCCGTCGGCGTCGCGTTCGCCAAATTCACCGCGTATCTCTTCCCGGCGCTTGGCGATCAGAACATCCTGTTCGCGGCCGGAAGTTTTCACATCAGCGCGGCGCAACTCGTGTCGATCGTGCTGATCGTGATGCTGACGTATTTGAACAGCCGCGGCGTCAAGGGCGGCAAGATCGTGCAGACCACATTCACTCTGGCAAAACTTCTGTCGCTCGCGGCGCTGGTGATTTTCGGTTTGCTGCTCGGCGCGAAGGCTGGCGTGTGGGATGCGAACTGGGAACATGCGTGGATCGGCGGCACGCGCGATGCTACAGGCGCAACCGTACTCGCTTCCACGACTGGCGTAGCGTTGTTATCGGCGCTGGCGGTGTCGATGGTCGGTGCGTTGTTCTCTTCCGATGCGTGGAACAGCGTCACCTTCATCGCCGGTGAAATCGAAAATCCGAAACGCAACGTGGGCTTGAGTTTGTTCCTCGGCACGGCCATCGTCAGCGCGTTGTACGTGCTGACCAACCTGATGTACCTCGCGGTGTTGCCGATGTCGGCGATTGCTTCGGCGGAATCGGATCGAGTCGCCGTGGCGGCGTCGCACGTGATCTTTGGCGGTACCGGCACGCTGGTGATCGCGGTGATGGTAATGGTATCCACGTTCGGTTGCGTCAACGGACTGGTGTTGAGCGGCGCGCGCGTGTATTACACGATGGCGCAGGACGGCGTGTTTTTCCGCAAGGCTGGCAACTTGAATGCCAATCGCGTGCCGGGCTACGGCCTGTGGATCCAGTGCCTGTGGGCATCGGCGTTGTGCCTCACCGGCAAATATGGCGACCTGCTCGATTACGTGGTTTTTGTCGTGCTGATTTTCTACATACTCACGATTGGCGGCATCTTTATCCTGCGTGCAAAACAGCCGAATGTGGATCGTCCGTACAAGGCGTTTGGTTATCCGATCCTGCCCGCGCTGTACATCGTGCTTGCTGTTGCGATCTGCGTGGCACTGCTGATTTGGAAACCGACTTTCACTTGGCCGGGGTTGATCATCGTGCTGCTCGGCATTCCGATTTTCTACGGTATGCGCGCGATAAATTCGCAGGCCTGATGTCGTCGCGATAACACCGCATGGGTACCTATTCTTACCAGGCGCTGGATACGAATGGCCGCAGTCAGCGCGGCATTCAGCAGGGCGACAACGCGCGCAGCGTCCGCCAAGCGTTGCGCGAGCGTGGACTCAATCCGCTCGACGTGGTGCTCGTGGAAAACAAATCCGGCCAGCAAACCATGCTTGGTCGGCGCGGACTCAACGGTGCTCAGCTCGCGTTGCTGACGCGGCAATTATCGACTTTGCTCGGCGCGGGTTTGCCGATCGACGAAGCGCTCGCTGCGCTATCCGAACAAAGCGACGGTGAGCGTTCGCGTGGCTTGCTTATATCGATGCGCGCAAGAGTGATGGAAGGTTCGAGCCTCGCCGCCGCACTCGCCGAATCACCGGAAAGTTTTCCGGAAATCTATCGCGCCTCGGTCGCGGCCGGCGAACAGTCCGGACGGCTCGATCAAGTGCTCGAACGCTTGGCCGATTACAGCGAAGCGCGTGATCTGCTAACGCAAAAGATCTGGGCCGCGCTCGCGTATCCACTGTTGCTGACGTTGGTCGCGGTGGCGGTGGTGAGCGGTTTGCTGGTGTATGTCGTGCCGCAGATCATCGGCGTGTTTGCGAACCTGCATCAGACCTTGCCTTGGCCGACGCGTGCGTTGATCGCGCTGAGCGAATTGGTCAAGGATTTTGGCTGGCTGATATTGATCGCGGTCATCGTCGCGGCGGTGAGCGGGCGCTTGGCGCTGCGTCAGAAAAAAGCGCGTTACGCGTGGGATCGAATGATGCTGCGATTGCCGCTGGTCGGCAGCCTCACGCGCGCCGCCAACACGGCGCGTTGTGCGACCACGCTGAGCCTGCTCACGGCGAGCGCAGTGCCGCTGCTCGATGCGTTGAATATCGCCGCGCAAGTGGTGCCGAATCTGCCGATGCGCGAAGCGTTGAAGCGCGCCGCGATCCGCGTACGGGAGGGCGGATCGTTTTCCAAGGCGCTCGGCGACAGCGGCTATTTTCCGCCTGTTGCATTGCGCCTGATCGCCAGCGGCGAGCGTTCCGGCGAGCTCGAACGCATGCTCGAAGAAGCCGCCAAACATCAAAACCGCGAACTCGATCGTTGGCTGTCGACGTTGACCGCGGTACTCGGGCCGCTGGTGATTCTCGCCGTCGGTGGGCTGGTGTTGTTCATCGTGCTCGCGATATTGTTGCCCATCTTCAACTTGAATCAATTGGTGAAATGATTCGCTTCGATCAAGTCACCAAACGCTACGACTCCGGCTACGAGGCGCTGCACGACCTGAGCTTCGAGATCGAAGCGGGCGAGATGGTGTTTGTCACCGGCCATTCCGGCGCGGGCAAAAGTACGTTGCTGAAACTGCTCGCATTGATCGAGCGGCCGACCCGCGGCAGCGTTGCGCTGGCCGGACAAAACCTCAATCAAACCCGCCGCCGCGGCATTCCGCGCGTGCGCCGCGGCATCGGCATGGTGTTCCAGGATCATCGCTTGCTGATGGATCGCAGCGTGTTCGAGAACGTTGCCATGCCGTTGCTGATCGCCGGTTTGCCGCGCGAGGAAACCGCCAAGCGCGTGCGTGCAGCGCTGGATAAAGTCGGCTTGCTCGAACGCGAAAAAGCCACACCGATTACCTTGTCCGGCGGCGAGCAACAACGTGTCGGCATTGCTCGCGCGATTGTCGCCAAACCGCCGCTATTGATTGCCGATGAGCCGACCGGAAACCTCGACCCGAAACTTTCCACCGAGATCATGGAATTGTTCGCCGAGTTTCAACAAGTCGGCGCGACCGTGCTGGTGGCGACGCACGATCTGCATTTGATCCGGCGTATGGGCAAGCGTGTGCTAGTGCTCGATCACGGTCGATTGATCGACGATTTTCGCCCGCCCGTGGTTGGCGCATGAATACGCGCAAGGCGACTGCGCCGCGCGTAAAAACGGTGCCGGCTGCGCGCGGCGCCAATCGCAGTGCGACACGGTCGCGACTCAACATCCGCGCGTGGCGTGAGCATCATGCCTACAGTTTTTTTTCCAGCCTCTACCGAATCGCTGCGCGTCCGGGCTGGACTGCACTCACGGTGCTGGTGATGGGCCTGGCATTGGCTTTGCCGTTGCTGCTTTTTCTGCTGCTGCAGAATGTGCAGGGACTCAGCACGGGCTGGCAGGAAGCGCGCGAAATCACAGTATTTCTGAAACCTGAAATCGATGCGACGGCGGCGACGCAATTTGCCGAAAATTTGCGCGCGCGCAGCGATGTCGCGATCGTCAAGATCCGCACGCCGGAAGAAGGCCTTGCCGAATTTCGCAGCCAGTCCGGATTTTCCGACGCACTGAAAGTGCTGCAAGCCAACCCGCTGCCGACGGTGCTGGTGGTGACCGCCCGCGAAAATTCGCGCGATAGCGGCAATGCCACGCCCGCGCTGGTCGGTCAGCTCAAATCAGATTCGAAGGTGGATTTGGTGCAATACGACGCAGCGTGGCGACAGCGTCTCGGTGCGATCCTCGCACTCGGTGCACGCGTGGTGCAAGTGTTGGCGGGATTGCTTGCGCTCGGTACCTTGCTAGTGGTCGGCAATACCGTGCGGCTCGACATTCAAAGTCGCGCCGCCGAAATCGGCACATTGCAATTATTGGGCGCCAGCAAGGGTTTTGTGCGCCGGCCATTTCTGTATATTGGACTCTGGTACGGATTGCTGAGCGGTTTTGTCGCGCTATTGTTGGTGCTGACGGTGCAACTGGCGTTGGGCGATGCAGTCGCACACCTGATCAGCAGCTACGATAATCGTTTTGCGTTTAGCGCACTCGGCTGGGTACCGGCGTTGCTGGTGCTGGTCGTGAGCGCCGCGCTTGGTTGGTTTGGCGCCTGGCTCGTGGCCAGTCGTCATCTCACGTTAGGTCAACCCGCTTAGAACCTGTTCAATATCTTACTGCGCGACCCTGATCGAGGGTCATGTGCTGCTCGAAATGCTCACATACAAAAAGTATGCTCCGCTTTCTCCGCTGCTCTTCACCTCGCTGAGGGCCGCTCGCTACAGATATTGAACAGGTTTTTAGGCAAGCATGTCGACAGCTACGCTCAATTCCAGCTACCTCACTGCGGCTGCACCAAGAGTCATGGTCGTGGATGGCTCCAAGGTGGTGCGCACCTTGATCCAGCAGATGCTGCTGGCGCAGATGCCGGGCGTGGTCGTGATTACGTGCGGCAGCGGTACCGAGGCACAACAGCAGATCGCGCAAGGCGCGGTCGACCTCGTGACCATGTCGTTGCGTCTGCCGGATATGGATGGTCTGGTTCTCGCCCATCATCTGCGCCATGAAGCAGGGCTCGCCTATATTCCGATCGTGGTCGTTTCCGGCGATGTGCAGGAGCGTTTGGAGCGACGCGAGTTTTCCGACGACGTCACCGATTATTTCGACAAATCCCTCGGCTTTCAGGCACTGACAGAATTCATTCGCGGTTATGTGCAGCCGAAAACCAAGGTCTCCGGCGACGTGCTGTACGTCGAGGACAGCCGCGTGGTGGCGCTCGCGGTCAGACGCATGCTCGAGAAGCACGGCTTGCGCGTACACCACGTCACAAGCGCTGAGGCCGCGGTCGATTGGCTGGAAACCGCGCGCAGCGAGCGCCAAGTGCCGGGCGTCGATATCGTGTTGACGGATGTCAACCTGCTCGGCGCGATGACCGGTGGCGAGCTGCTTACGCTAATCCGCACGCGATTCGATTACGCCAAAGGCATGCTGCCGGTGCTGGTGATGACGGGCGATGACAATCCACAAGCGCACGCAATACTGATTCGCGCCGGCGCGAATGATCTGGTGGTGAAACCGATCGAGGAGCAGCGCCTGCTGACCAAGCTGCTGTTCCAGATGCGTGTATCGCAGCATCAACGCGCGAAAGCGTGAGCGCATGCAACCATCGAATTGCCCGCCATGACCGATTCGCGGCTGAAGCTTGAAGCGTCCTGGAAAGCACGAGTCGGCAACTGGTTCGAGCGGCCGGAAATGCTTGCTTTGCGCGAGTTTCTTCTGGCCGAAAAAAATGCCGGGAAAATCATCTATCCACCGAGCTCTCGGATTTTTTCGGCACTGGATACAACGCCGTTCGAGCAGGTCAAAGTGGTCATTCTCGGACAAGATCCGTATCACGGTCCGGGCCAGGCGCACGGCCTGTGTTTCTCGGTGCTACCCGGCGTCGCGACACCGCCTTCGCTGGTGAATATCTTCGCCGAGATCACACGCGATCTCGGCATTCCGCGCCCACCGCACGGCTGCCTGATTCCGTGGGCGCAACAAGGCGTATTGCTGCTCAACTCGGTGCTTACGGTCGAGCGTGGTAATGCCAACTCGCATCAGGGCAAAGGCTGGGAAGGGTTTACCGATCACGTAATCGAGAGCCTGAATCGAGAACGCGAAGGACTAGTCTTCATGCTGTGGGGATCGTATGCGCAGGCCAAGGGAAAGTTGATCGATACGCGTCGTCATCTGGTTTTGAAAGCGCCGCATCCGTCGCCGCTGTCGGCATATCGAGGGTTTATCGGTTGCGGACATTTTTCCAAGGCGAATGAGCGTTTGCGTGACAATGGCAGCGTCGAAATCGACTGGTCCTTGCCCGCTGTGGATTCGATCGGATTGAGTTGATTGCGCGCCATCTGCTAGGTGCTGTCTGTCTGAACAGCGCTGGACTCCTGAGGTTTTTGAAACCGCAGATTTCGCAGCCGCCACGGCATTTTGTCGGCAACACAATGCCATTTACATTCGCTTGCATGACGATTTCACATTCTTTTCGCTCCGTTGGTGTACTATTCAGTTCAGTATTGCGCCGCAATAAGGGCGCGTACCGGAGAACTGAACTTTACGTATAGTTAGCACTCTAACCACCGGAGTGCTAATTGTCCGAAATCGGAGACAGCAATGAACAATTCTTTGGTAATCAATAGTCTGCCCGTTCCTAGCGCGTTAGGCTCGCTCGATGCCTATATCAATGCCGTGCATAAAGTAGCGGTATTGACGGTCGAGGAAGAGCAAGCCCTGTCGCGTCGTTTTGCGTATGACAGTGATCTGGCGGCGGCGCGTCATCTGGTGATGTCGCATCTGCGGTTCGTGGTGCATGTGGCGCGCGGTTACAACGGTTATGGCTTGCAGTTGGGTGATCTGATTCAGGAAGGCAACATCGGCCTGATGAAAGCGGTAAAGCGTTTTGATCCAACCCAGGGCGTACGTCTGGTGTCGTTTGCGGTGCACTGGATTCGTGCCGAAATGCACGAGTTCATCCTGCGCAACTGGCGCATCGTCAAGGTCGCCACGACCAAGGCGCAGCGCAAGTTGTTCTTCAATCTGCGCAAGTCGAAAAAGCGTCTGGGCTGGATGAACGACAAGGAAGTACAAACCGTCGCCAAGGATTTGGGTGTGCCAGCAGCCGTAGTACGCGAGATGGAATCGCGCCTCGGCGGCAAGGATGTTGCTTTCGATGCGCCCGCCGATAACGAAGACGATTTGCGGCCATCGCCGATTGCTTATCTGGTCGATCACAACGCCGACCCGTCGGACACGTTGGAAATCGAGAATCAGGAAGAGAGTGATCACGATGCCTTGCATCAAGGTCTGGCCCGTCTCGACACGCGTTCGCGCGACATCATCCAGCGCCGCTGGTTGAACGATGATAAAGCGACGCTGCAGGAACTGGCCGACGAGTACGGCGTTTCAGCCGAGCGCGTGCGTCAGGTCGAAGCGAACGCGATGAAAAAAATGCGTTTGCTGTTCGCCGCGTAAGGTCAGAAAAGAAGTTTGCAACGGCTCCTGCGGGAGCCGTTTGCATTTGCAAAACCGGCGTCACGCTTAAGCCGATTTCATTACCAAATCCGTAGTATTTCGCATATATCCCGTTCACGATTCTTCTGGCATGCTGGGAAGGCATTCAGCCTGTCGCGTGCGCGACTGCGCGAGCGCATTCCCTCTCAACTTCGGAGAAACTGGATGAAAGCCTTTATTGTGTCGATGACATTCGCTGCTGGCTTATTCGCCGCGGTCGCTAGCTACGCTCTGGCTCCTCCGTCGACTGCGCCGGCGGGCTCGACCGGTTTGTGCAAGGACGGAAGCTATTATTCGGGTGCGTCGAAACGCGGCGCCTGCTCGCGCCACGGCGGTGTAAAAGATTGGTACGGCGCAGCCGAAGCACCTGCTGATGCGACACCTGCACCCGCCGCTGCTGCGCCGGCACCCGCCGCAAAACCTGCGGCGACTCCCGCGCCTGTCGCGACGCCACCAGCAGCAGCGGTTGCACCTGCCGCTGCCGCCGCGCCGGCCGCCGCCACAAAACCCGCAAAGCCTGCCAGCAAAAACACTTTGCCGGCAACAGCAGCGGCTGGCGGAGGACCGGGCAAAGTCTGGGTAAACACCAGCTCAAAGGTCTATCACTGTTCGGATGACAGGTATTACGGCAAGACCAAGAAGGGCGAATACATGACCGAAGCGGATGCCAAGGCTTCGGGTGCGCGCGCTGAGCACGGCAAGGAATGCACCGGCAAGTAAGCATTGCTGCGTGACACATTCAAGGCGCAAGGCGATTGTCTTGCGCCTTGAGTCGCCTGCCAACGCCCAAGCAGTCGCCGAGATGTTTGCGAGTCGCGCAACAAACCAACTCGGTTAATACAAGTCCACCGGATCCACGTCCAGCGACCAGCGCACACGTTTGGCTTCGGGCAGCGCACGCAATTGGTTCAGCCACGCCGGTAGAAATGTCTGCAAGGTCGAGCGCTGATCCGCCAGTAACAACAGTTGTGCACGCTCGCGCCCGGCACGTCGTGGCATCGGCGCCGGCATCGGCCCGAGTGCCTGAAGGTTTTTGTCCGCCGTGCTAGCCAACGTAGTTGCGCGATCAAGAAACTCCTGCAGTGGAGCAAGACTGCTCGCGTCTGCACGCAACAGTGCGAGATGGGTATGCGGCGGAAAACCCGCGCCGCGCCGTTCATCAAGAATCTGCGCGGCAAGTTCGCGATAACCTCTACGCAACAGCGTTAGCAGCAGCGGATGCTCGGGATGATGCGTTTGCAACCATACCGTTCCGGGTTTGCGCGCGCGTCCGGCGCGCCCAGCTACCTGCACCACGAGTTGGCCCATGCGTTCGCCGGCGCGGAAATCGTGACTGAACAAACCTTCGTCAACACCCACGATCGCCACCAGCGTGAGATTCGGCAAATCGTGTCCCTTGGCCAGCATTTGTGTGCCGATCAGGATGCCGGGTTGATCCGGCGTGAGTTGCGCGAACAGTTGCTCCAACGAATCCTTGCGTCGTGTGGTTTCGCGATCGATGCGCACCACGGCTACGTGCGGGAAGAGCTCGATCAGCATATCCTCCAGTTTCTCGGTGCCCTGGCCCTGAGTTTGTAGCTGGGTGCCCTGGCATTCAGGACAAGCGATGGGCACCGGTCTATCAGCGCCGCAGTGGTGACAGCGCAGCCGATTTTCGCGTCGATGCAGCGTGAGTGGTTTATTGCAGCGGGTGCAGGTGGCGGTCCAGCCGCAGCCGTGACACAGCAGCACGGGCGCATAGCCGCGTCGATTCTTGAAGACCAGCGCTTGTTCGCCGCGGCCGATGCAATCGCGGATTGCGCGGATCAATTCCGTGCTTAAACCGTGCTGCAAACGCTGGCCGCGCAGATCGACGATGCGCGGTATCGGCATGCGCGCGGCGCCCGCACGCTCGCGCAATGGCAAACAGCGATAACGACCG
The sequence above is drawn from the Pseudolysobacter antarcticus genome and encodes:
- a CDS encoding DUF3761 domain-containing protein, which gives rise to MKAFIVSMTFAAGLFAAVASYALAPPSTAPAGSTGLCKDGSYYSGASKRGACSRHGGVKDWYGAAEAPADATPAPAAAAPAPAAKPAATPAPVATPPAAAVAPAAAAAPAAATKPAKPASKNTLPATAAAGGGPGKVWVNTSSKVYHCSDDRYYGKTKKGEYMTEADAKASGARAEHGKECTGK
- the gspF gene encoding type II secretion system inner membrane protein GspF codes for the protein MGTYSYQALDTNGRSQRGIQQGDNARSVRQALRERGLNPLDVVLVENKSGQQTMLGRRGLNGAQLALLTRQLSTLLGAGLPIDEALAALSEQSDGERSRGLLISMRARVMEGSSLAAALAESPESFPEIYRASVAAGEQSGRLDQVLERLADYSEARDLLTQKIWAALAYPLLLTLVAVAVVSGLLVYVVPQIIGVFANLHQTLPWPTRALIALSELVKDFGWLILIAVIVAAVSGRLALRQKKARYAWDRMMLRLPLVGSLTRAANTARCATTLSLLTASAVPLLDALNIAAQVVPNLPMREALKRAAIRVREGGSFSKALGDSGYFPPVALRLIASGERSGELERMLEEAAKHQNRELDRWLSTLTAVLGPLVILAVGGLVLFIVLAILLPIFNLNQLVK
- the ung gene encoding uracil-DNA glycosylase gives rise to the protein MTDSRLKLEASWKARVGNWFERPEMLALREFLLAEKNAGKIIYPPSSRIFSALDTTPFEQVKVVILGQDPYHGPGQAHGLCFSVLPGVATPPSLVNIFAEITRDLGIPRPPHGCLIPWAQQGVLLLNSVLTVERGNANSHQGKGWEGFTDHVIESLNREREGLVFMLWGSYAQAKGKLIDTRRHLVLKAPHPSPLSAYRGFIGCGHFSKANERLRDNGSVEIDWSLPAVDSIGLS
- the ftsX gene encoding permease-like cell division protein FtsX; this encodes MNTRKATAPRVKTVPAARGANRSATRSRLNIRAWREHHAYSFFSSLYRIAARPGWTALTVLVMGLALALPLLLFLLLQNVQGLSTGWQEAREITVFLKPEIDATAATQFAENLRARSDVAIVKIRTPEEGLAEFRSQSGFSDALKVLQANPLPTVLVVTARENSRDSGNATPALVGQLKSDSKVDLVQYDAAWRQRLGAILALGARVVQVLAGLLALGTLLVVGNTVRLDIQSRAAEIGTLQLLGASKGFVRRPFLYIGLWYGLLSGFVALLLVLTVQLALGDAVAHLISSYDNRFAFSALGWVPALLVLVVSAALGWFGAWLVASRHLTLGQPA
- a CDS encoding response regulator, with protein sequence MSTATLNSSYLTAAAPRVMVVDGSKVVRTLIQQMLLAQMPGVVVITCGSGTEAQQQIAQGAVDLVTMSLRLPDMDGLVLAHHLRHEAGLAYIPIVVVSGDVQERLERREFSDDVTDYFDKSLGFQALTEFIRGYVQPKTKVSGDVLYVEDSRVVALAVRRMLEKHGLRVHHVTSAEAAVDWLETARSERQVPGVDIVLTDVNLLGAMTGGELLTLIRTRFDYAKGMLPVLVMTGDDNPQAHAILIRAGANDLVVKPIEEQRLLTKLLFQMRVSQHQRAKA
- a CDS encoding APC family permease; protein product: MQSENTTFKRSLGLLDGTMLVAGSMIGSGIFIVSADIARTVGSAGNLLLVWLISGLMTIIGAVSYGELSAMFPQAGGQYVYLRESYNRLIAFLYGWSFFAVIQTGTIAAVGVAFAKFTAYLFPALGDQNILFAAGSFHISAAQLVSIVLIVMLTYLNSRGVKGGKIVQTTFTLAKLLSLAALVIFGLLLGAKAGVWDANWEHAWIGGTRDATGATVLASTTGVALLSALAVSMVGALFSSDAWNSVTFIAGEIENPKRNVGLSLFLGTAIVSALYVLTNLMYLAVLPMSAIASAESDRVAVAASHVIFGGTGTLVIAVMVMVSTFGCVNGLVLSGARVYYTMAQDGVFFRKAGNLNANRVPGYGLWIQCLWASALCLTGKYGDLLDYVVFVVLIFYILTIGGIFILRAKQPNVDRPYKAFGYPILPALYIVLAVAICVALLIWKPTFTWPGLIIVLLGIPIFYGMRAINSQA
- the rpoH gene encoding RNA polymerase sigma factor RpoH produces the protein MNNSLVINSLPVPSALGSLDAYINAVHKVAVLTVEEEQALSRRFAYDSDLAAARHLVMSHLRFVVHVARGYNGYGLQLGDLIQEGNIGLMKAVKRFDPTQGVRLVSFAVHWIRAEMHEFILRNWRIVKVATTKAQRKLFFNLRKSKKRLGWMNDKEVQTVAKDLGVPAAVVREMESRLGGKDVAFDAPADNEDDLRPSPIAYLVDHNADPSDTLEIENQEESDHDALHQGLARLDTRSRDIIQRRWLNDDKATLQELADEYGVSAERVRQVEANAMKKMRLLFAA
- the ftsE gene encoding cell division ATP-binding protein FtsE, producing MIRFDQVTKRYDSGYEALHDLSFEIEAGEMVFVTGHSGAGKSTLLKLLALIERPTRGSVALAGQNLNQTRRRGIPRVRRGIGMVFQDHRLLMDRSVFENVAMPLLIAGLPREETAKRVRAALDKVGLLEREKATPITLSGGEQQRVGIARAIVAKPPLLIADEPTGNLDPKLSTEIMELFAEFQQVGATVLVATHDLHLIRRMGKRVLVLDHGRLIDDFRPPVVGA